The following are encoded together in the Paludisphaera mucosa genome:
- a CDS encoding 5-formyltetrahydrofolate cyclo-ligase, which yields MASSPEKKRLRVETIAHVLNLDAAARAEQERLLIARVSALASYRKAGTVLLYVRAFPEEIDTGPLLADALGSDKRLACPRVDRRAGGLILHEIRDPVRDLRAGMLNIPEPSPDAPVIEPGKVDWVLAPGVAFDVLGNRLGRGAGHYDRLLPRLRKDVEVWAAAFDRQIVDDLPVEPHDVPLDGIVTPTRILIRDQSAASHEASGGTA from the coding sequence ATGGCTTCGTCGCCCGAGAAGAAGCGCCTGCGGGTCGAGACGATCGCCCACGTCCTGAACCTGGACGCCGCCGCCCGGGCCGAGCAGGAGCGACTCCTCATCGCTCGCGTCTCGGCTCTCGCATCCTACCGCAAGGCCGGGACGGTCCTGCTGTACGTGCGGGCCTTCCCGGAGGAGATCGACACGGGCCCGCTGCTCGCGGACGCCCTGGGCTCCGACAAGCGGCTGGCCTGCCCACGCGTCGATCGCCGGGCGGGCGGACTCATCTTGCACGAGATCCGCGACCCCGTCCGGGACCTCCGCGCCGGGATGCTGAACATCCCCGAGCCGAGTCCCGACGCCCCCGTGATCGAGCCGGGCAAGGTCGACTGGGTCCTCGCCCCCGGCGTGGCGTTCGACGTGCTCGGCAACCGCCTGGGCCGCGGGGCGGGGCACTATGACCGGCTCCTGCCCAGGCTCCGGAAGGACGTCGAAGTCTGGGCCGCGGCGTTCGACCGCCAGATCGTGGACGACCTGCCGGTGGAGCCCCACGACGTCCCGCTGGATGGGATCGTCACGCCCACGCGGATCCTGATCCGCGATCAGTCGGCCGCGTCCCACGAGGCCTCGGGCGGCACGGCGTAG
- a CDS encoding UvrB/UvrC motif-containing protein, producing the protein MSLDISEVLSGWDFHPDDLQVRRIPGDDGRDKIQMRVDLGVLQMECDGRPDGRRPHGVDSLLDHHEARRKAAIEAEEDFTIDPTECAALMREGLQYYHRYLAAFHLQLYDMVARDTERNLRLFAFVSRYAARNRDKIEFDQYRPYVTMMLTRALALKELGRDDRRAALDRIDDGVRRIREFLHEYQQDDRESECSELNFLLRWRTDVEGDRTADPLALLEDQLQAAVARESYEEAAQIRDQIRRLRAGETSERRASS; encoded by the coding sequence TTGAGTCTCGACATCAGCGAAGTGCTCTCGGGCTGGGACTTCCATCCCGACGACCTCCAGGTCCGACGGATCCCCGGCGACGACGGCCGCGACAAGATCCAGATGCGTGTGGACCTGGGCGTGCTCCAGATGGAATGCGACGGCCGCCCCGACGGCCGCCGCCCCCACGGCGTCGACTCGCTCCTCGACCACCACGAGGCCCGTCGCAAGGCGGCCATCGAGGCCGAGGAAGACTTCACGATCGACCCGACCGAGTGCGCGGCGTTGATGCGCGAGGGGTTGCAGTACTATCACCGCTACCTCGCCGCCTTCCACCTGCAGCTCTACGACATGGTCGCGCGCGACACCGAGCGCAACCTCCGCCTCTTCGCGTTCGTCTCCCGCTACGCCGCCCGGAATCGCGACAAGATCGAGTTCGACCAGTACCGCCCCTACGTCACGATGATGCTCACCCGCGCGCTGGCCCTGAAGGAACTCGGCCGGGACGATCGCCGGGCGGCCCTCGACCGGATCGACGACGGCGTGCGGCGGATCCGCGAGTTCCTCCACGAGTACCAGCAGGATGACCGCGAGTCCGAGTGCTCCGAGCTGAACTTCCTGCTCCGCTGGCGGACCGACGTCGAGGGCGACCGGACGGCCGACCCGCTCGCCCTGCTGGAGGACCAGCTCCAGGCCGCCGTCGCCCGCGAGAGCTACGAGGAAGCCGCCCAAATCCGCGACCAGATCCGCCGCCTCCGGGCCGGCGAGACCTCCGAACGTCGCGCCTCGAGCTGA
- a CDS encoding DUF4912 domain-containing protein produces the protein MRKDQLIRALSSTRPATPPRAKKERPAPRAPKNVKRPAAASDGHAAGPARRPVGAPSAVAPAPHTLNHASQKDRIIVLARDSYWLHAHWELSRTTLARAQAALGQEWHSALPILRLIDVTSEDTTNAAERIVRDIPIHGGVNNWYIDVVKPPRSYRIDVGYLSRRGKFYVLARSNIVTTPKAGVTDALEENWASVQQQFERVQNPSTINAHKSVSSTSVDLNDLFDERLRRPLSSLSMQNLSLGALPGLGRRFHFEIDAELIVYGTTEPNAQVTLQGEPVQLRPDGTFTVRFSLPDSRQIIPAVAASADGVEERTVVLAVERNTKELEPMIHDSNEL, from the coding sequence ATGCGAAAGGATCAGTTGATACGAGCCCTGTCCTCGACCCGGCCGGCGACGCCGCCGCGGGCCAAGAAGGAGCGTCCCGCCCCGCGGGCGCCCAAGAACGTCAAGCGCCCCGCCGCGGCCTCGGACGGCCACGCCGCGGGCCCCGCGCGTCGCCCGGTCGGCGCCCCTTCCGCCGTCGCCCCCGCGCCCCACACCCTGAACCACGCGTCGCAGAAGGACCGGATCATCGTCCTGGCCCGCGACTCCTACTGGCTCCACGCCCACTGGGAGCTGAGCCGCACGACGCTCGCCCGCGCCCAGGCCGCCCTCGGCCAGGAATGGCACAGCGCCCTGCCGATCCTCCGCCTGATCGACGTCACCAGCGAGGACACCACCAACGCCGCCGAGCGGATCGTCCGCGACATCCCGATCCACGGCGGCGTCAACAACTGGTACATCGACGTCGTCAAGCCGCCCCGCTCCTACCGGATCGACGTCGGCTACCTCTCGCGCCGGGGCAAGTTCTACGTCCTGGCCCGTTCCAACATCGTCACCACGCCCAAGGCCGGCGTGACCGACGCCCTCGAGGAGAACTGGGCCAGCGTGCAGCAGCAGTTCGAGCGGGTCCAGAACCCCTCGACGATCAACGCCCACAAGTCGGTCAGCTCCACGTCGGTCGACCTCAACGACCTGTTCGACGAGCGGCTCCGCCGGCCCCTGTCGAGCCTCTCGATGCAGAACCTCTCGCTGGGGGCCCTGCCGGGCCTGGGCCGGCGGTTCCACTTCGAGATCGACGCCGAGCTGATCGTCTACGGCACGACCGAGCCCAACGCCCAGGTCACCCTCCAGGGCGAGCCCGTCCAGCTCCGGCCCGACGGCACCTTCACCGTCCGTTTCAGCCTGCCCGACTCGCGGCAGATCATCCCGGCCGTCGCCGCCAGCGCCGACGGCGTCGAGGAGCGGACGGTCGTCCTCGCGGTCGAGCGGAACACCAAGGAACTCGAGCCCATGATCCACGACAGCAACGAGCTGTAA
- a CDS encoding AtpZ/AtpI family protein, with protein MTRDQDSRSSVSQGLEWGTRVTTIGLEFALPAVLGHGLDRWLGSAPWLTVGGAFLGLAIGMLHIFRLPGELARAEERRRPPRSGGDAGRADA; from the coding sequence GTGACCCGCGACCAAGACTCGCGATCGTCCGTCTCGCAGGGCCTCGAATGGGGGACTCGCGTCACGACGATCGGCCTCGAATTCGCCCTCCCCGCCGTCCTGGGCCACGGCCTGGACCGGTGGCTGGGCTCCGCCCCCTGGCTCACGGTCGGCGGCGCGTTCCTGGGGCTGGCGATCGGCATGCTGCACATATTCCGGCTGCCGGGCGAGCTCGCCCGGGCCGAAGAGCGGCGTCGCCCCCCGCGTTCGGGCGGGGACGCGGGACGAGCTGACGCATAA
- the atpB gene encoding F0F1 ATP synthase subunit A: MAAHDPLSHVVDHTTLELPWPPPAWEWTIQLPYPLTRFMVMELIAAVLAVLVLVPVVRHIRRNAVTRGGFANAVEAVLLYIRDDVARPAIGGHGADKFLPFLWTAFFFVLFNNLLGMIPGFASPTGNINVTAMLAVMTLGVVVAAGVREMGVAGFFTGLVPHIDVPWPMNYFLWPLMFMIELVGLLIKHIVLAVRLFANMFAGHVVLAVILGFILVAKGPLFYLVMPASIAGVVALSLLELFVAFLQAYIFTFLSALFIGSAVHPH, translated from the coding sequence ATGGCAGCACACGACCCCCTGAGCCACGTCGTCGACCACACGACCCTGGAACTCCCCTGGCCGCCGCCGGCCTGGGAGTGGACGATCCAGCTCCCCTACCCGCTGACGCGCTTCATGGTGATGGAGCTGATCGCGGCGGTCCTGGCGGTCCTGGTCCTGGTCCCGGTGGTCCGGCACATCCGCCGCAACGCCGTCACCCGGGGCGGCTTCGCCAACGCGGTCGAGGCCGTCCTGCTGTACATCCGCGACGACGTCGCGCGGCCGGCGATCGGCGGCCACGGGGCGGACAAGTTCCTCCCCTTCCTCTGGACGGCCTTCTTCTTCGTCCTGTTCAACAACCTGCTGGGGATGATCCCCGGGTTCGCCTCGCCCACGGGCAACATCAACGTCACGGCGATGCTCGCCGTCATGACGCTGGGGGTCGTGGTCGCCGCGGGCGTCCGGGAGATGGGGGTGGCGGGCTTCTTCACCGGCCTGGTCCCCCACATCGACGTCCCCTGGCCCATGAACTACTTCCTGTGGCCCTTGATGTTCATGATCGAGCTGGTGGGCCTCCTGATCAAGCACATCGTGCTGGCCGTGCGACTCTTCGCGAACATGTTCGCGGGCCACGTGGTGCTGGCGGTGATCCTGGGGTTCATCCTGGTCGCCAAGGGGCCGCTGTTCTACCTCGTCATGCCGGCCAGCATCGCGGGCGTGGTCGCGCTCAGCCTGCTGGAGCTGTTCGTGGCGTTCCTGCAAGCGTACATCTTCACGTTCCTCTCCGCGCTCTTCATCGGCTCGGCGGTGCACCCGCACTGA
- the atpE gene encoding ATP synthase F0 subunit C, which translates to MKLIKSGLFALALLLVSQGAVLAQAPAVAVPTGPVVAPVDLKPIGAGLIIIGAGLGIGILARSAVESMARQPEMAGSIQTAMIIAAALIEGVTFFALLLQLIA; encoded by the coding sequence ATGAAACTGATCAAGTCCGGTCTCTTCGCTTTGGCCTTGCTGCTCGTGAGCCAGGGGGCCGTCCTCGCCCAGGCGCCCGCCGTCGCGGTCCCCACGGGCCCCGTCGTGGCCCCGGTCGACCTCAAGCCGATCGGCGCCGGCCTCATCATCATCGGCGCCGGCCTGGGCATCGGCATCCTCGCCCGCTCGGCCGTCGAGAGCATGGCCCGCCAGCCCGAGATGGCCGGCAGCATCCAGACGGCCATGATCATCGCCGCGGCCCTCATCGAAGGCGTCACGTTCTTCGCCCTGCTGCTGCAGCTCATCGCCTGA
- the atpF gene encoding F0F1 ATP synthase subunit B: MLRFLKSALGSGLVALATAALLAPTAARGAEEPPAAHPAPAAAAHVDPAPAAAHGPTAAEAHGEGEHAKANPMEPQPGLAIWTLAVFFCLMVVLGRFAWKPLIEALHHREEHLEHTLVQTEKARNDAEQLLAEHRRLIAEADDKVRDMLYQGQRGAEARAATLLRQAQADADAARDRAQREIAAARDQALAEIWTRTADVAVTVAGRVLSKQIGDDDRRRLLDEAIRELPEGLQAGGAKA; this comes from the coding sequence ATGCTCCGCTTCCTGAAGTCCGCCCTGGGGTCCGGACTCGTCGCGCTGGCCACGGCGGCCCTCCTCGCCCCCACCGCCGCGCGGGGGGCCGAGGAGCCCCCGGCCGCGCACCCGGCCCCCGCGGCCGCCGCGCACGTCGACCCGGCCCCCGCCGCCGCCCACGGCCCCACGGCGGCCGAGGCGCACGGCGAGGGCGAGCACGCCAAGGCCAACCCGATGGAGCCCCAGCCCGGGCTGGCCATCTGGACGCTGGCCGTCTTCTTCTGCCTGATGGTCGTCCTCGGCCGGTTCGCCTGGAAGCCGCTGATCGAGGCCCTGCACCATCGCGAGGAGCACCTCGAGCACACCCTGGTCCAGACCGAGAAGGCCCGCAACGACGCCGAGCAGCTCCTCGCCGAGCACCGCCGGCTGATCGCCGAGGCCGACGACAAGGTCCGCGACATGCTCTACCAGGGCCAGCGCGGGGCCGAGGCCCGCGCCGCCACGCTCCTCCGCCAGGCCCAGGCCGACGCCGACGCCGCCCGCGACCGCGCCCAGCGCGAGATCGCCGCGGCCCGCGACCAGGCCCTCGCCGAGATCTGGACCCGCACCGCCGACGTCGCCGTGACGGTCGCCGGCCGCGTCCTGTCCAAGCAGATCGGCGACGACGACCGTCGCCGCCTGCTCGACGAGGCCATCCGCGAGCTGCCCGAGGGCTTGCAGGCCGGGGGCGCCAAGGCATGA
- the atpH gene encoding ATP synthase F1 subunit delta, whose protein sequence is MTTQSPPERPRRPLGDDDAQAARAYAGALLGAAGAGDGPAAAIADLDAIRDEILDPNPRFAAVLASPQVATAEKDRILRELLDGRVSDVALRFLRVLNRHGRLGLIAGVADEARRQLDRKQGRVAVRVRTAAPLDEGQMEALRAKVARLTSGTPVLTVVTDPDLIGGLVVQIGDVVLDASVRNRLEQIRQRLIEGKTHEIQKRRDQFSHSA, encoded by the coding sequence ATGACGACCCAATCCCCCCCCGAGCGGCCCCGCCGGCCGCTCGGCGACGACGACGCCCAGGCCGCCCGCGCCTACGCCGGGGCCCTCCTGGGCGCCGCCGGCGCGGGCGACGGCCCCGCCGCGGCGATCGCCGACCTGGACGCGATCCGCGACGAGATCCTCGACCCCAACCCCCGGTTCGCCGCGGTCCTGGCCAGCCCGCAGGTCGCGACGGCCGAGAAGGACCGGATCCTCCGGGAGCTGCTCGACGGCCGCGTGTCGGACGTCGCGCTCCGGTTCCTCCGCGTGCTCAACCGCCACGGCCGGCTCGGGCTGATCGCCGGCGTCGCCGACGAGGCCCGTCGCCAGCTCGACCGCAAGCAGGGCCGCGTGGCGGTCCGGGTCCGGACCGCCGCCCCGCTCGACGAGGGCCAGATGGAGGCCCTCCGCGCCAAGGTGGCCCGCCTGACCTCCGGGACGCCCGTGCTCACCGTCGTCACCGATCCCGACCTCATCGGCGGCCTCGTCGTCCAGATCGGCGACGTGGTCCTCGACGCCTCGGTGCGGAACCGTCTTGAACAGATACGCCAGCGGCTGATCGAAGGAAAGACGCATGAAATTCAGAAGCGAAGAGATCAGTTCAGTCATTCAGCGTGA
- the atpA gene encoding F0F1 ATP synthase subunit alpha: protein MKFRSEEISSVIQREIEQFAPEVTRTEVGTVLEVGDGIARVHGLSGVMAGEMVAFKNGSKGIALNLEEASVGVIVLGEYTEIEEGDEVVATGQLLRVPVGEALIGRVVDPLGNPLDEGGPIVTSLSRAIESPAAGIAERQPVDEPLQTGIKAIDAMIPIGRGQRQLIIGDRKTGKTAIAIDTILNQKGTGVICVYVAIAQKESTTASLVDVLRRHGAMDYTIVVASGASDPAPLQYIAPYAGCAMAEYFMYEQGKPTLCIYDDLSKQAVAYREVSLLLRRPPGREAYPGDIFYAHSRLLERSAKLANRYVIVPEATKPEAVTEESGVDKKVYVGVPGAEEAAHALKEKFAQGHKVVKTPTSGGSMTALPIIETLEGEVSAYIPTNVISITDGQIYLQPDLFFAGVRPAIDVGISVSRVGGKAQIAAIRKVAGSLRLDLAAFRELEAFAQLGTDLDKATQAQLDRGYRMVELLKQPQYRPLSAIDQVMSIYAGSTGALDDVPAREVQRFEREFLEFLHAQRAKLVEDLTREKKMTDAITADLKAALKDFKAGFKYAGQAAPAAAVAAKS, encoded by the coding sequence ATGAAATTCAGAAGCGAAGAGATCAGTTCAGTCATTCAGCGTGAGATCGAGCAGTTCGCCCCCGAGGTCACCCGGACGGAAGTCGGCACCGTGCTGGAGGTCGGCGACGGCATCGCGCGCGTCCACGGCCTCTCCGGCGTCATGGCCGGCGAGATGGTCGCATTCAAGAACGGCTCCAAGGGGATTGCGCTCAACCTGGAAGAGGCGTCGGTCGGCGTCATCGTCCTGGGCGAGTACACCGAGATCGAGGAGGGGGACGAGGTCGTCGCGACCGGCCAGCTCCTGCGGGTCCCCGTCGGCGAGGCTCTGATCGGCCGCGTCGTCGACCCGCTCGGCAACCCGCTCGACGAGGGGGGCCCGATCGTCACCAGCCTGAGCCGCGCCATCGAGTCGCCGGCCGCCGGCATCGCCGAGCGCCAGCCCGTCGACGAGCCGCTGCAGACGGGCATCAAGGCCATCGACGCCATGATCCCGATCGGCCGCGGCCAGCGCCAGCTCATCATCGGCGACCGCAAGACGGGCAAGACGGCCATCGCGATCGACACGATCCTCAACCAGAAGGGGACCGGGGTCATCTGCGTGTACGTGGCGATCGCCCAGAAGGAGTCGACGACGGCCAGCCTGGTCGACGTCCTCCGCCGCCACGGCGCCATGGACTACACGATCGTCGTCGCCTCGGGCGCCAGCGACCCGGCCCCGCTGCAGTACATCGCCCCGTACGCCGGCTGCGCCATGGCCGAGTACTTCATGTACGAGCAGGGCAAGCCGACCCTCTGCATCTACGACGACCTCTCGAAGCAGGCCGTCGCCTACCGCGAGGTCTCGCTCCTGCTCCGCCGCCCTCCCGGCCGCGAGGCCTACCCGGGCGACATCTTCTACGCCCACTCCCGCCTCCTGGAGCGGTCGGCCAAGCTGGCGAACCGCTACGTCATCGTCCCCGAGGCGACCAAGCCCGAGGCCGTGACCGAGGAGTCGGGCGTCGACAAGAAGGTCTACGTCGGCGTCCCCGGCGCCGAAGAGGCCGCGCACGCCCTCAAGGAGAAGTTCGCCCAGGGTCACAAGGTCGTCAAGACCCCGACCTCGGGGGGCTCGATGACGGCCCTGCCGATCATCGAGACGCTGGAAGGCGAGGTCTCGGCCTACATCCCCACGAACGTGATCTCGATCACGGACGGCCAGATCTACCTCCAGCCCGACCTCTTCTTCGCGGGCGTCCGGCCGGCCATCGACGTCGGCATCAGCGTCTCGCGGGTGGGCGGCAAGGCCCAGATCGCCGCCATCCGCAAGGTGGCCGGCAGCTTGCGCCTCGACCTGGCGGCCTTCCGCGAGCTGGAGGCCTTCGCCCAGCTCGGCACCGACCTGGACAAGGCGACGCAGGCCCAGCTCGACCGCGGCTACCGCATGGTCGAGCTGCTCAAGCAGCCCCAGTACCGGCCGCTCTCGGCCATCGACCAGGTCATGAGCATCTACGCCGGCTCGACCGGCGCCCTCGACGACGTCCCGGCGCGCGAGGTCCAGCGGTTCGAGCGGGAGTTCCTCGAATTCCTGCACGCCCAGCGGGCCAAGCTGGTCGAGGACCTGACCCGCGAGAAGAAGATGACCGACGCGATCACGGCCGACCTCAAGGCGGCCCTCAAGGACTTCAAGGCCGGGTTCAAGTACGCCGGCCAGGCCGCCCCCGCGGCCGCCGTCGCCGCCAAGTCCTGA
- the atpG gene encoding ATP synthase F1 subunit gamma — translation MAKARAIIKRRKAVDNIRKITRTMELIATARYRKAMDRAVEAEAYTKKIAELAADLGASSPSTPHPLFEKREPIKKALLLVLTSNRGLAGGYNGNVLRAAIRDYQDLQAEGAEVVVELSGKRGINFWKYRRLPISAGHLHFEDKPAFHEVEVLAERFMAMFLAGEIDRMDVVYTRFINTSRQEAVVRTLLPITNDEPVATAAEPNRERTEYEFLPDAQGILKEIVPVSFKVRLFKCFLDAAVSEQIARMVAMKGASQNADELSKTLTRQYNRARQSQITGDLADIVGAATALK, via the coding sequence ATGGCCAAGGCCCGCGCGATCATCAAACGCCGCAAGGCGGTCGACAACATCCGGAAGATCACCCGGACGATGGAGCTCATCGCCACGGCCCGCTACCGCAAGGCGATGGACCGGGCCGTCGAGGCCGAGGCCTATACCAAGAAGATCGCCGAGCTGGCCGCCGACCTGGGCGCCTCCTCCCCGTCCACGCCCCACCCCCTGTTCGAGAAGCGCGAGCCGATCAAGAAGGCCCTGCTGCTGGTGCTGACCAGCAACCGCGGCCTCGCCGGCGGCTACAACGGCAACGTCCTGCGGGCGGCGATCCGCGATTACCAGGACCTGCAGGCCGAAGGGGCCGAGGTCGTGGTCGAGTTGTCGGGCAAGCGCGGGATCAACTTCTGGAAGTACCGCCGGCTGCCGATCTCCGCCGGCCACCTCCACTTCGAGGACAAGCCCGCCTTCCACGAGGTCGAGGTGCTCGCCGAGCGGTTCATGGCGATGTTCCTCGCGGGCGAGATCGACCGGATGGACGTCGTCTACACGCGATTCATCAACACGTCCCGGCAGGAGGCCGTCGTGCGGACCCTGCTGCCGATCACGAACGACGAGCCTGTCGCGACCGCGGCCGAGCCGAACCGCGAGCGGACGGAGTACGAGTTCCTGCCCGACGCCCAGGGGATCCTCAAGGAGATCGTGCCGGTCTCGTTCAAGGTGCGGCTGTTCAAGTGCTTCCTCGACGCGGCCGTCAGCGAGCAGATCGCCCGCATGGTGGCCATGAAGGGCGCCTCGCAGAACGCCGACGAGCTGTCGAAGACCCTGACCAGGCAGTACAACCGGGCCCGCCAGTCGCAGATCACCGGCGACCTGGCCGACATCGTCGGGGCCGCCACCGCCCTGAAGTGA
- the atpD gene encoding F0F1 ATP synthase subunit beta, translated as MATATRTGRIAQVIGSTFDAEFEEGDLPNIYNALTIDNDQKGAPIHLTGEVQQHLGGNRVRCVALGSTDGLVRGMEVVDTGAPVSVPVGKESLGRVFNLLGKPIDGRGPVHTTESWPIHRDPPSFDQLSPKTEQFETGIKVIDLLTPFVRGGKIGLFGGAGLGKTVILQEMISRIASVHSGYSVFAGVGERTREGNDLWLEMQETKVGSTGKSVIDSTVMCFGQMNEPPGARLRVALTALTMAEWFRDATGADTLLFIDNIFRFSQAGSEVSALLGRMPSNVGYQPTLATEMGALQERITSTKKGAITSVQAVYVPADDLTDPAPATTFGFLDAFIVLSRSISEKGIYPAIDPLGSSSRILDPQYVGQEHYDVAQRVQKILQRYKELRDIIAILGVDELSEDDKLIVHRARRLERFLSQPFFVAEVFLNKPGEYTKLPDTIRSFKEICDGKWDHLPESAFMYVGAIEQAEEQAKKMGAI; from the coding sequence ATGGCGACTGCTACGAGGACCGGACGAATCGCACAGGTGATCGGCTCGACCTTCGACGCCGAGTTCGAAGAGGGCGACCTGCCGAACATCTACAACGCCCTCACCATCGACAACGACCAGAAGGGCGCCCCGATCCACCTGACGGGCGAGGTCCAGCAGCACCTCGGCGGCAACCGGGTCCGCTGCGTGGCGCTGGGCTCGACCGACGGCCTGGTCCGCGGGATGGAAGTGGTCGACACCGGCGCGCCGGTGAGCGTTCCCGTCGGCAAGGAGTCGCTGGGCCGCGTCTTCAACCTGCTGGGCAAACCGATCGACGGCCGGGGCCCGGTCCACACGACCGAGAGCTGGCCGATCCACCGCGACCCCCCCTCGTTCGACCAGCTCTCGCCCAAGACCGAGCAGTTCGAGACCGGCATCAAGGTCATCGACCTGCTGACCCCGTTCGTCCGGGGCGGCAAGATCGGCCTCTTCGGCGGCGCCGGCTTGGGCAAGACCGTCATCCTGCAAGAGATGATCTCCCGCATCGCGTCGGTCCACAGCGGCTACTCCGTGTTCGCCGGCGTGGGCGAACGGACCCGCGAGGGGAACGACCTCTGGCTGGAAATGCAGGAGACCAAGGTCGGCAGCACCGGCAAGTCGGTCATCGACAGCACGGTCATGTGCTTCGGCCAGATGAACGAGCCGCCGGGCGCCCGCCTCCGCGTGGCCCTCACCGCGCTCACCATGGCCGAGTGGTTCCGCGACGCCACCGGGGCCGACACCCTGCTGTTCATCGACAACATCTTCCGGTTCAGCCAGGCCGGCTCCGAGGTCTCGGCCCTGCTGGGCCGGATGCCGTCGAACGTGGGCTACCAGCCGACCCTCGCCACCGAGATGGGCGCCCTGCAGGAGCGCATCACCTCCACGAAGAAGGGCGCCATCACGTCGGTGCAGGCCGTCTACGTCCCCGCCGACGACCTGACGGACCCGGCCCCGGCCACGACCTTCGGCTTCCTCGACGCCTTCATCGTGCTCTCGCGGTCGATCTCCGAGAAGGGGATCTACCCGGCCATCGACCCGCTCGGCTCCAGCTCCCGCATCCTCGACCCGCAGTACGTCGGCCAGGAGCATTACGACGTCGCCCAGCGGGTCCAGAAGATCCTCCAGCGGTACAAGGAACTCCGCGACATCATCGCCATCCTCGGCGTCGACGAGCTGTCGGAGGACGACAAGCTGATCGTCCACCGCGCCCGCCGGCTCGAGCGGTTCCTGTCGCAGCCGTTCTTCGTGGCCGAGGTCTTCCTGAACAAGCCGGGCGAGTACACCAAGCTCCCCGACACGATCCGCAGCTTCAAGGAGATCTGCGACGGCAAGTGGGACCACCTGCCGGAGTCGGCCTTCATGTACGTCGGCGCCATCGAGCAGGCCGAGGAGCAGGCCAAGAAGATGGGCGCGATCTGA
- the atpC gene encoding ATP synthase F1 subunit epsilon, whose translation MASITETTEPARTGLLSGLLQCQVVTPEKTVFAKTVDFVALPLFDGELGVLPGRAPLLGRLGYGELRIKVGGAVESYFVDGGFAQVRDDVVTVLTNRALAASKIEMNGTAAKLDEALRRPAVTDAEIAEKEKTVAQYRAMIHVSNKA comes from the coding sequence ATGGCCAGCATCACCGAAACCACCGAGCCGGCGCGGACGGGGCTCCTCTCGGGCCTCCTCCAGTGCCAGGTGGTCACGCCCGAGAAGACCGTCTTCGCCAAGACCGTGGACTTCGTCGCCCTGCCCCTCTTCGACGGCGAGCTCGGCGTCCTCCCCGGCCGCGCCCCGCTGCTCGGCCGCCTGGGATACGGCGAGCTGCGCATCAAGGTCGGCGGCGCGGTCGAGTCGTACTTCGTCGACGGCGGCTTCGCCCAGGTCCGCGACGACGTCGTCACCGTCCTGACCAACCGCGCCCTGGCCGCCTCGAAGATCGAGATGAACGGCACCGCCGCCAAGCTCGACGAGGCCCTCCGCCGGCCGGCCGTCACCGACGCCGAGATCGCCGAGAAGGAAAAGACCGTCGCCCAGTACCGCGCGATGATCCACGTCAGCAACAAGGCCTGA
- a CDS encoding RNA polymerase sigma factor, whose protein sequence is MDHEREEIELELLVIRCQRGERAAFDELIRGWERRLFVYIRKLVSDEEEAWQLLQEIWLQVLRGITSLRQPRFFPVWVYQVARNTVMSHYRREYSRAVSLQADVPVRGDDFDGFDDAESVHAGLSRLAMPDREVLTLYFLNDLSIAETAEVLGIPPGTVKSRLYRAKRALRDVLGPEGGCHG, encoded by the coding sequence ATGGACCACGAGCGCGAGGAAATCGAGCTTGAGCTGCTGGTGATCCGTTGCCAGCGCGGGGAGCGAGCGGCGTTCGACGAGCTGATCCGAGGCTGGGAGCGAAGGCTCTTCGTCTACATCCGGAAGCTCGTCTCGGACGAGGAGGAGGCCTGGCAGCTCCTCCAGGAGATCTGGCTCCAGGTCTTGCGGGGGATCACCTCGCTTCGCCAGCCGCGATTCTTCCCGGTCTGGGTCTATCAGGTCGCGCGGAACACGGTGATGTCGCATTATCGCCGCGAGTACTCCCGCGCCGTCTCGCTTCAGGCCGACGTGCCGGTTCGCGGCGACGACTTCGACGGCTTCGACGACGCCGAGTCGGTGCATGCCGGGCTGTCGAGGCTGGCGATGCCGGACCGCGAGGTCCTGACCCTGTACTTCCTGAACGATCTCAGCATCGCCGAGACGGCCGAGGTGCTCGGGATCCCCCCGGGCACGGTCAAGTCTCGTCTGTACAGGGCCAAGCGGGCGTTGAGAGACGTCCTCGGCCCCGAAGGAGGCTGTCATGGCTGA